From the genome of Lineus longissimus chromosome 8, tnLinLong1.2, whole genome shotgun sequence, one region includes:
- the LOC135491971 gene encoding uncharacterized protein LOC135491971, with protein MSLALHGNQSGYPDCFERTIDSYLKIWKNLIHQEISAVTIAVAGEMCNIYRRHARLDDLHRFLASGFFIGNEERFCTNEKFTRALVITRYRQHNFREVTKLLTSCRFTFELEKLVALWDEVHYQMYILEDPSRYLTPLQKFRLRKRYPPPTSICPTGERTSNSLPKAAKAILRQWLCDHTHNPYPTIRQKEDLAKLTQLEIHQIRTWFANTRRRLRAKLKKELGSLNVGKGSKLKILTGKVDEDDNDDEEADPSGADDVFQMDANQIKSLVGSILKVDSPTSSQEDVNASCSTGYGELPQRNQQMRHNPTITRAQAMQNLQYAPPVNMMPCRNDAPTMTIPYRNFQNPMLRPSSSLGAPAKPMSMASPVSCPMSIPNTNRFEFPETKYQAPMSSFSSSCLCQPTAPSRQFYHQEDLIQISSDEDDREYSNIRHSISSILTQQQQQQQHEQQQQQQFQQYQQYQQYQRVFGVPAPMSGMVQQSDPQQTAVGKRRFFSPPAPQRVVSSVQQAHPSSFMPCNRVIESYPRTQNCSYQQNQGTIFMQPTQTCIPNQHPAFASPRQPCWTPTSGGIYQPLQMSRTMYTSPVAVYHKFNTPSPILSANTLYSEPQYGYNQVMTPPWTPPDISQNVNNAMQISRAPQATMTKPTGIIHSDPVIRLEKPPTARNLFCTPREESPCKGRTIIANLVKKELDPVSIKLCAQADTSILDLSHPQDEPEAGTPESSQLVIDEKLHTPSTEPENNSSDVSKANDEGDRGNEADMSCRGDDEREVPTPEPVLAPLKPLNLGDAFDHTDHTDHAVENSPGDQMTSTHTHGAGSSIEKRSPYFQQPIDGAQGFGEKTSSIQQAGFVGTFQGRSTCSPEAHSAVDYLDEPLGFPPQREFHDDEPVGFYVQGREETKYESLQSLTNVKTSGYEEGTASTGLTVSPMLLTQLWETLRNNRNSTS; from the exons ATGTCTCTCGCACTCCACGGCAATCAGAGTGGCTACCCCGATTGTTTTGAACGCACTATTGATAGTTATCTGAAGATCTGGAAGAACCTAATCCACCAGGAAATCAGTGCGGTCACCATCGCAGTCGCAGGAGAGATGTGCAACATCTACAGACGACACGCCAGGTTGGATGACCTGCACAGGTTCCTCGCATCCGGGTTCTTCATCGGAAACGAAGAGAGATTCTGCACCAATGAGAAGTTCACACGGGCGCTTGTTATTACGAGATACAGACAGCATAATTTCAGAGAAGTTACTAAACTTTTGACC TCGTGTCGCTTTACGTTCGAATTGGAAAAACTCGTCGCCCTCTGGGATGAGGTCCACTATCAGATGTACATCTTGGAGGACCCAAGCAGATATCTCACACCTCTTCAGAAGTTTAGGCTCAGGAAAAG GTACCCACCGCCAACGAGCATTTGTCCGACCGGTGAGCGCACATCAAACTCACTTCCTAAAGCTGCGAAAGCAATCCTGCGCCAATGGTTGTGCGACCACACTCACAATCCCTACCCCACCATTCGACAGAAGGAGGACCTCGCCAAACTGACGCAACTTGAGATACATCAGATTCGCACATGGTTCGCAAACACAAGACGTCGTCTGCGGGCCAAGCTGAAAAAAGAGCTGGGCAGCTTAAATGTAGGGAAGGGTTCCAAGCTCAAGATCCTCACTGGCAAGGTGGATGaagacgacaatgacgacgaggAGGCGGACCCAAGTGGAGCAGACGATGTCTTCCAAATGGACGCTAACCAGATCAAATCCTTGGTTGGGAGTATACTCAAGGTTGACAGTCCCACGAGTTCACAGGAAGATGTCAATGCCTCTTGTTCCACTGGGTACGGGGAGCTACCTCAACGCAATCAGCAGATGCGACATAATCCTACTATCACCAGAGCTCAAGCCATGCAGAATCTTCAATATGCCCCGCCAGTCAACATGATGCCTTGTAGAAATGACGCCCCTACAATGACAATACCGTACAGGAACTTTCAGAACCCAATGCTGAGACCTTCATCTTCTCTGGGTGCACCAGCGAAACCGATGTCGATGGCTAGTCCTGTCTCATGTCCAATGTCCATACCAAATACCAACAGGTTTGAATTTCCAGAGACGAAGTATCAGGCCCCAATGTCAAGTTTCAGCTCATCATGTCTGTGTCAACCGACGGCCCCGTCTCGTCAATTCTACCACCAGGAGGACCTAATCCAGATCTCATCTGACGAAGACGACAGGGAGTACAGTAACATCAGGCATTCTATCTCATCTATTCTGactcaacagcagcagcagcagcaacacgagcagcaacaacagcaacaattcCAGCAGTACCAGCAGTACCAGCAGTACCAGCGAGTGTTCGGCGTGCCGGCTCCAATGAGTGGAATGGTCCAGCAAAGTGACCCACAGCAGACTGCCGTCGGCAAACGTCGCTTCTTTTCCCCTCCGGCACCACAGCGTGTTGTCTCAAGCGTACAGCAGGCACACCCTTCTTCATTCATGCCCTGTAACAGAGTCATTGAGAGCTATCCTAGGACACAGAATTGCTCCTATCAGCAGAACCAAGGAACAATCTTCATGCAACCTACCCAAACTTGCATCCCGAACCAACATCCTGCATTTGCGTCTCCGAGACAACCTTGTTGGACGCCGACAAGTGGCGGCATCTACCAACCTCTCCAGATGTCGCGAACGATGTATACGAGCCCAGTCGCTGTGTATCATAAATTCAATACCCCGTCCCCGATCCTTTCTGCCAACACACTTTACTCCGAGCCACAGTACGGATACAACCAGGTTATGACGCCTCCGTGGACTCCACCAGACATATCCCAGAACGTAAACAATGCTATGCAAATCTCGCGAGCACCGCAGGCGACTATGACAAAACCTACCGGCATAATACATTCGGACCCTGTCATCAGATTGGAGAAACCGCCAACTGCCAGAAACCTGTTCTGCACTCCGCGAGAAGAATCTCCATGCAAAGGGCGGACTATCATTGCCAACCTAGTAAAGAAAGAGCTCGATCCTGTGTCAATCAAGCTTTGCGCCCAGGCTGATACATCAATCCTTGACCTCAGTCATCCGCAAGACGAACCAGAGGCAGGCACTCCCGAATCAAGCCAGTTAGTAATCG ACGAAAAGCTGCACACCCCATCCACAGAGCCCGAAAACAATAGCTCTGACGTCAGTAAGGCGAATGACGAGGGTGATCGTGGAAACGAGGCTGATATGAGCTGTCGTGGTGATGACGAAAGAGAGGTTCCGACACCTGA GCCTGTGTTGGCCCCACTGAAGCCTTTGAACCTTGGAGACGCATTCGACCACACCGACCACACCGACCACGCCGTCGAAAATTCTCCTGGTGACCAAATGACATCCACTCACACGCATGGCGCGGGGAGTTCCATAGAGAAGCGATCGCCCTATTTCCAACAGCCGATCGACGGTGCCCAGGGTTTCGGTGAGAAAACATCAAGCATCCAACAGGCGGGTTTTGTCGGTACTTTCCAAGGAAGGTCAACTTGCTCGCCAGAGGCACACAGTGCCGTGGATTATCTGGATGAGCCCCTCGGGTTTCCACCCCAACGTGAATTCCATGATGATGAGCCCGTGGGATTCTACGTGCAGGGCCGGGAAGAGACGAAGTATGAGAGTCTCCAGTCCCTTACCAATGTGAAGACCAGTGGTTACGAGGAAGGTACTGCGTCGACTGGCCTTACAGTCAGCCCCATGCTCCTTACCCAACTCTGGGAGACACTTCGAAACAACCGCAACTCCACGTCGTGA